From Oreochromis aureus strain Israel breed Guangdong linkage group 4, ZZ_aureus, whole genome shotgun sequence, a single genomic window includes:
- the wipf2b gene encoding WAS/WASL-interacting protein family member 2b isoform X1, translating into MPIPPPPPPPPGGPPPPPTFSQANTSPPKLSKEEAKGRGALLSDICKGAKLKKVAVVNDRSAPLLDSKTQTPKSQTPPTEHPYIRLYQYLHQQQSLPKQQGAPSEEQKKTVGDKSPTLSLEKPKGGGAAAAGANGSGAGSPSGSAAPIGGLFTGGVPKLRPVGDGAAGRSPSTRAAAPRPPTHRHDDAESPSPQASSPMEISRTPRPSLPNLSSSPSPTSPSSAASSPSTGMKHSSSAPPPPPPLCRRGNAPSPPTSAYNREKPLPPTPNNTPPLPSKPPPSPSNSRRPPTSGGNPMSSSSLAPPPPPYRITNGPTGGGGEAAPELPQRHNSLSNKRPAPSPGGHTPSRGPAPPPPPASPTPSQQGANRPPPPVREPPGRGAAPPVPVQTSSRAGGREAPPPPPYRTHGSPSLSSDPPTRGKPPPPPTRIPAAPPPPPPPLRNGHSSSVPRSFVDDFESKYSFHPLDDFPPPDEYRHFTKIYPSKANRVMRGAPPLPPVGR; encoded by the exons ATGCCcatccctcctccacctcctcctccacctgggGGACCCCCGCCTCCCCCCACCTTCAGCCAG GCCAACACCAGCCCCCCGAAGCTGAGCAAGGAGGAGGCCAAAGGTCGTGGCGCTCTGCTGTCGGACATCTGCAAAGGCGCCAAGCTGAAGAAGGTGGCGGTGGTAAACGACCGCAGCGCCCCGCTGCTCGACAGTAAGACTCAGACACCAAAGAGCCAAACACCCCCAACAGAGCACCCATACATTCGCTTATACCAGTACCTACACCAGCAGCAGAGCCTGCCCAAACAGCAGGGGGCGCCGTCTGAGGAGCAGAAGAAGACGGTCGGAGATAAGAGCCCCACGCTGTCGCTGGAGA AGCCGAAAGGAGGtggagcagcagctgcaggagcCAATGGGAGCGGAGCAGGCAGTCCATCTGGTTCTGCTGCACCAATCGGAGGCCTGTTCACAGGCGGAGTTCCCAAACTGAGGCCAGTCGGAG ATGGCGCCGCCGGTCGTTCTCCCTCCACTCGGGCTGCTGCGCCTCGCCCTCCAACCCATCGCCATGATGATGCAGAGAGCCCCTCCCCTCAGGCATCATCACCCATGGAGATATCTCGCACGCCACGTCCTTCCCTCCCTAACCTGTCTTCATCCCCTTCCCCCACCTCCCCCTCCTCTGCAGCCTCATCCCCCTCCACCGGCATGAAGCACTCTTCCTCTGCCCCTCCTCCACCCCCTCCCTTATGTCGCAGAGGTAACGCCCCCTCCCCTCCCACCTCTGCTTACAACAGAGAGAAGCCCcttccccccacccccaacaacaccCCTCCACTGCCCTCCAAACCCCCACCATCTCCTAGCAACAGCAGGCGCCCTCCGACCTCGGGAGGAAACCCCatgtcctcctcctctctggccCCGCCCCCTCCACCATACCGCATCACTAATGGCCCAACTGGTGGCGGTGGAGAGGCAGCACCCGAGCTGCCACAGCGCCACAACTCACTCAGCAACAAGAGGCCCGCCCCCTCACCAGGGGGCCACACCCCTTCCAGAGGCCCCgcccctccacctcctccagcttcaccTACACCTTCCCAGCAAGGTGCCAACAGGCCACCGCCCCCTGTTAGAGAGCCGCCAGGTAGAGGAGCAG CTCCTCCGGTTCCGGTCCAGACGTCCTCGAGGGCTGGTGGCAGAGAAGCCCCGCCTCCCCCTCCTTACAGGACACATGGTAGCCCCTCCCTCTCTTCCGACCCCCCGACCCGAGGAAAACCTCCTCCCCCGCCCACCCGCATCCCGGCCGCTCCTCCCCCGCCTCCCCCTCCTCTCCGAAACGGGCACTCCTCCTCCGTCCCTCGCTCATTCGTGG ATGATTTTGAGTCCAAGTACTCGTTCCATCCTCTGGACGACTTCCCTCCTCCGGACGAGTACAGACACTTCACCAAGATCTACCCGAGCAAGGCCAACAGAG tgatGCGAGGAGCTCCTCCCCTTCCTCCGGTCGGGAGGTGA
- the wipf2b gene encoding WAS/WASL-interacting protein family member 2b isoform X2 has protein sequence MPIPPPPPPPPGGPPPPPTFSQANTSPPKLSKEEAKGRGALLSDICKGAKLKKVAVVNDRSAPLLDKPKGGGAAAAGANGSGAGSPSGSAAPIGGLFTGGVPKLRPVGDGAAGRSPSTRAAAPRPPTHRHDDAESPSPQASSPMEISRTPRPSLPNLSSSPSPTSPSSAASSPSTGMKHSSSAPPPPPPLCRRGNAPSPPTSAYNREKPLPPTPNNTPPLPSKPPPSPSNSRRPPTSGGNPMSSSSLAPPPPPYRITNGPTGGGGEAAPELPQRHNSLSNKRPAPSPGGHTPSRGPAPPPPPASPTPSQQGANRPPPPVREPPGRGAAPPVPVQTSSRAGGREAPPPPPYRTHGSPSLSSDPPTRGKPPPPPTRIPAAPPPPPPPLRNGHSSSVPRSFVDDFESKYSFHPLDDFPPPDEYRHFTKIYPSKANRVMRGAPPLPPVGR, from the exons ATGCCcatccctcctccacctcctcctccacctgggGGACCCCCGCCTCCCCCCACCTTCAGCCAG GCCAACACCAGCCCCCCGAAGCTGAGCAAGGAGGAGGCCAAAGGTCGTGGCGCTCTGCTGTCGGACATCTGCAAAGGCGCCAAGCTGAAGAAGGTGGCGGTGGTAAACGACCGCAGCGCCCCGCTGCTCGACA AGCCGAAAGGAGGtggagcagcagctgcaggagcCAATGGGAGCGGAGCAGGCAGTCCATCTGGTTCTGCTGCACCAATCGGAGGCCTGTTCACAGGCGGAGTTCCCAAACTGAGGCCAGTCGGAG ATGGCGCCGCCGGTCGTTCTCCCTCCACTCGGGCTGCTGCGCCTCGCCCTCCAACCCATCGCCATGATGATGCAGAGAGCCCCTCCCCTCAGGCATCATCACCCATGGAGATATCTCGCACGCCACGTCCTTCCCTCCCTAACCTGTCTTCATCCCCTTCCCCCACCTCCCCCTCCTCTGCAGCCTCATCCCCCTCCACCGGCATGAAGCACTCTTCCTCTGCCCCTCCTCCACCCCCTCCCTTATGTCGCAGAGGTAACGCCCCCTCCCCTCCCACCTCTGCTTACAACAGAGAGAAGCCCcttccccccacccccaacaacaccCCTCCACTGCCCTCCAAACCCCCACCATCTCCTAGCAACAGCAGGCGCCCTCCGACCTCGGGAGGAAACCCCatgtcctcctcctctctggccCCGCCCCCTCCACCATACCGCATCACTAATGGCCCAACTGGTGGCGGTGGAGAGGCAGCACCCGAGCTGCCACAGCGCCACAACTCACTCAGCAACAAGAGGCCCGCCCCCTCACCAGGGGGCCACACCCCTTCCAGAGGCCCCgcccctccacctcctccagcttcaccTACACCTTCCCAGCAAGGTGCCAACAGGCCACCGCCCCCTGTTAGAGAGCCGCCAGGTAGAGGAGCAG CTCCTCCGGTTCCGGTCCAGACGTCCTCGAGGGCTGGTGGCAGAGAAGCCCCGCCTCCCCCTCCTTACAGGACACATGGTAGCCCCTCCCTCTCTTCCGACCCCCCGACCCGAGGAAAACCTCCTCCCCCGCCCACCCGCATCCCGGCCGCTCCTCCCCCGCCTCCCCCTCCTCTCCGAAACGGGCACTCCTCCTCCGTCCCTCGCTCATTCGTGG ATGATTTTGAGTCCAAGTACTCGTTCCATCCTCTGGACGACTTCCCTCCTCCGGACGAGTACAGACACTTCACCAAGATCTACCCGAGCAAGGCCAACAGAG tgatGCGAGGAGCTCCTCCCCTTCCTCCGGTCGGGAGGTGA